GCTGCCGGATCAGTGGAGTGGCGGTGGGAGTGTCAAACACCGTCACGTAGTCAACGCAGCTCAGCGCGGCGATCACGGCGGCCCGGTCCGCCACAGCGTTTATTGGCCTTCCCGGCCCCTTGATCCTGCGCACTGATTCGTCGCTATTGAGTGCCACCACCAGGATGTCACCCAGCTGTTTGGCCTGGTTCAGATATCGGGTGTGGCCGCTGTGCAGGACGTCGAAGCAGCCGTTGGTCAGCACGATGCGCTGGCCCTGCGCCCGGTGCATCTCTACCTGGCGTTCCAGTTCCTCCGCACTAAGCGCCATGTCCGCGAAGCTCTCCAGGTAGCGGCTCAGCTGGATTGTGCTGCAGACGGACGTCCCCGGCTGGTGTACCACCACGTCCGCGGCGGCCTGCGCCAGGTCCAGGCTGGTGGCCAGCGGCAGACCGGCGGACCTGGCCAGGGTCAGGGCGGCTACAAAGGTGTCGCCTGCGCCGGACGCCTGCTTTTCCGCGGCGGGCCGTGCCCAGGTCCGGTGAGAGCCACCGTCCGCAGAGAAGAGCAGCGTGCCGTCCCGGTCCAGCGTGACCACCACCGCCCGGGCACCCGTAGCCTCCAGCAGCGCGTCCCGGTACCGGGTGACCGCCTCGACCCTCCCCGCGCCGGCGGTCAGGCGCAGGTCCAGCATCCCGGCGGCTTCCTGGGCGTTCGGGGTGACCAGATCAGGACGCAGCATGGCCCACGGGCGCGGGTCATGGGCATCGATCACCGTCAGCGGGCGCGGAGCTATCGTGCCACGGGCGCCTGCTGACACTGCGCCGCCGGCGACGCCGGCCGATTCCCGCGCTGCGAGCGCCTCGCGGAGGCTTCGGCGTACCGGGTCAGCCAGGACTCCGGTCCCGTAGTCGCAGACCATCACCGCGTCCTGATGTTCGACGGCGGCCCGGACTGACGCGGCCAGCGCTTCCAACGCCTCTCCCGGGACAGTCGTGGCGGCATCATCAATCCGCAGCAACACCTGTCCGCCGCTGCTGATACGGGTTTTGGTAGTGGTGACCATAGCCGGATGATCGTGCAGGTGGGTGACGTTTATGCCCGCCTCCACGAGCTTCTTCCGAAGCATCACGCCAGCGTCATCCGTGCCGATGATGCCTGCCACCGAAACCTGCGCCCCCAGTGCCGCCAGGTTCATGGCCGTGTTGGCCGCGCCGCCGGGTGCGTAGTCCCGGGTGGTCACGTCCACAACGGGCGCCGGCGCCTCCCGGCACATGCGCTCGATGTTTCCGTTCCACCAGCCGTCCAGCATGACGTCGCCGATTACCAGGACAGCGGGGCTTTCGGCGGCCAGCCGCCTCGGCAGCCATTCTGACAATGCTCGCTGGCCGCTGAGGTCTCCCTGCGCGGAAGGCTGCTGCTGACTCATTGCTGCTCCTGCCCGGGGTCCTGCTGTGACTGGGCATGTGCGGGCGGCGCGGCATTTTCGGATGGCATGGCATATGCGGGCGGCGCGGCGACGTGGACCACCTTCACGCGGGTGAATTCATCCAGCAGCTCCGGTCCGTAGCCAAAGCCGTGACCGCTCTCGCCCCGCGGCTGGGCAGCCCCGCCGGGTGCGCCGCCGAAAACCTCGTTGATCTTCACGGTCCCGACCGGGAGGGCAGCGATGGCCTGCTGGGCATGGGCGATGGTTCCGGTGAGCACTGTGGCCGCCAGGCCGTACCGGCCGCTGGCCGCACGTTTCAGGCCGTCGTCGAAGCTTTCCACCACCTGCACCGGCGCCACCGGGCCAAAGGTCTCTTCCGTCATCACCTGCATGCTGTCGGTGCAACCCAACAGTACGGTGGCGGGATAGAACGCGCCCGGCCCGTCAGGAACCCGGCCGCCTTCCACGGCGTGCGCCCCGAGCTCCACTGCCTGGGCCACCTGGGCGTGGACGGACTCCCGCAGCCGGGTGTCCACCAGCGGGGCCACGCTTCCGTCGGCATTGCGGAGCGCTGCCTCGGCCTCCAGCGCAGCACAGAATTCAGTGGCAATTGCCTTGTGGACGTAGATGCGTTCCACTGACGTGCAGATCTGGCCGCTGTTGCTGAAGGCCCCGATGGCCGCCTGCTCTGCGGCCCAGGCAGGATCAACGTCACGGTCCACCAGGAGGGGATCGTTGCCGCCGTTCTCGCGGATGACGTGCGCGCCGCTGCGGACAGCCGTCTCGGCTATCCGCGCCCCGGAAACGCTCGAACCAACATGGGCGACGACATCCGCACCTGCCTGGGTCAGCAGGGTCCCCACGCCGGCCCCGCCGGAGACACTGAGGAGAACGCCTGGCGGAAAGGACGGCGCCAGTACTTCTCCGAGGAATTCGCCGAGGCGGGGGCAGCGCTCACTGGGCTTGTGGACCACGGTGTTGCCCGTCACCAATGCCGCCCCGATCAGCCCGCAGGCGACTGCAACGGGATCGTTCCAGGGGGTCAGGACGACTGCGACGCCACGTGGTTCGGCCACGGTGTAGTCAGATGCGAACGGATTGCCCCGAAGGCTGTGCCCGCGGTGCACCGGTCCCAGTTCGGCGTATTGCTCCAGTGTGGAGACCCCGGCGGCTATCCCGGCCAGCGCCTCCTCCACCGGGCGTCCTGTTTCGCTGCTGTTGAGCCTGGCCAGTACAGGGGCAGCGGCCGCGAGGGCCCGCGCCGCGGCTCTCAGACACGTTCCCCGCTCGGCGGGCGCAGTTAGGGACCACCCGGCTGCGGCATTTCGAGCGGCCTCGACGGCGTGACTCACCGCCGCGGGCTCCGTTTCCACGACCGTCCACAGGGTATCCCCGGTGCGGGGATCCCTGATGGTTATGGTCGCCGGACCGTCTCCACTGTCCGTAGTAGCTGGCAGGGCGGCCGTCGTTGTCGTAGCAGTCGTATGCATGGAAGTCCTTCCGTACGCAATTCTCCTGTGCTGTTCCCTACGCCTTGCCCTGTACCCTTGGCTCCTGGATTTACACCGGATCCTTTAGGGCCAGGAGCCTTCCTCCTCGTGGCAGATCAGCATTTCCCGTACCTCGCAGCCCGTTGGCTGGGACAGTACGAAAAGGATGGCCTGGGCCACGTTGCCCGGGTTGTTGAGCCGGGAATCGTCCTGGGGCTTGTACTGCTCAGTTCGGTCATCAAAGAAATGCGTCTTCATGCCGCCGGGAATCATCGTGGTCACGCCGATCTCCCCTCCGGTCTCCGCCGCCAGGGCATGGCTGAAGCCCACTACGCCGAACTTCGAGGCGCAGTACGCTGTGGCATCGGCCACAGCCCTCTTACCCAGGGTGGAAGCAACTGTCACCACCCGCCCGTGGGTGGTCTTCAGGTAAGGCAGGGCGGCCCTGACCACGGAAACCGTGCCCATCAGGTTGACGCCGATCACCTTCTCCCACTCATCGGCGGCCACGTCGGCGAGCTTGCCGCACCGGTCGATCCCCGCCGCGGTGACCACGGCATCGAGCCCGCCGAGGGACTCCGCCGCCTCCCGGACGGCTTGTTCCACCATCAGACGGTCCGAAACGTCCACTTCGAACGCCTTCACGGCGGCGACGCTGCTGATATCGCGGTCCAGAACCACCGGCGTGCCGCCGGCCTTAAGGACGGCGTCGACGACGGCGGCGCCCAGTCCGGAGGCACCTCCGGTGACCAGCACCCGGCCGGGCCACGACGCCGAAGCGTTCGTCTGTGTGTTCGGCCCGGTG
Above is a window of Arthrobacter pascens DNA encoding:
- the rfaE2 gene encoding D-glycero-beta-D-manno-heptose 1-phosphate adenylyltransferase, which produces MSQQQPSAQGDLSGQRALSEWLPRRLAAESPAVLVIGDVMLDGWWNGNIERMCREAPAPVVDVTTRDYAPGGAANTAMNLAALGAQVSVAGIIGTDDAGVMLRKKLVEAGINVTHLHDHPAMVTTTKTRISSGGQVLLRIDDAATTVPGEALEALAASVRAAVEHQDAVMVCDYGTGVLADPVRRSLREALAARESAGVAGGAVSAGARGTIAPRPLTVIDAHDPRPWAMLRPDLVTPNAQEAAGMLDLRLTAGAGRVEAVTRYRDALLEATGARAVVVTLDRDGTLLFSADGGSHRTWARPAAEKQASGAGDTFVAALTLARSAGLPLATSLDLAQAAADVVVHQPGTSVCSTIQLSRYLESFADMALSAEELERQVEMHRAQGQRIVLTNGCFDVLHSGHTRYLNQAKQLGDILVVALNSDESVRRIKGPGRPINAVADRAAVIAALSCVDYVTVFDTPTATPLIRQLRPEVYAKGGDYTPEMLEETPAVEDYGGRVAILDYVAERSTTAVVKRIRAGEEASPAS
- a CDS encoding aldehyde dehydrogenase family protein, translated to MHTTATTTTAALPATTDSGDGPATITIRDPRTGDTLWTVVETEPAAVSHAVEAARNAAAGWSLTAPAERGTCLRAAARALAAAAPVLARLNSSETGRPVEEALAGIAAGVSTLEQYAELGPVHRGHSLRGNPFASDYTVAEPRGVAVVLTPWNDPVAVACGLIGAALVTGNTVVHKPSERCPRLGEFLGEVLAPSFPPGVLLSVSGGAGVGTLLTQAGADVVAHVGSSVSGARIAETAVRSGAHVIRENGGNDPLLVDRDVDPAWAAEQAAIGAFSNSGQICTSVERIYVHKAIATEFCAALEAEAALRNADGSVAPLVDTRLRESVHAQVAQAVELGAHAVEGGRVPDGPGAFYPATVLLGCTDSMQVMTEETFGPVAPVQVVESFDDGLKRAASGRYGLAATVLTGTIAHAQQAIAALPVGTVKINEVFGGAPGGAAQPRGESGHGFGYGPELLDEFTRVKVVHVAAPPAYAMPSENAAPPAHAQSQQDPGQEQQ
- a CDS encoding SDR family oxidoreductase, producing the protein MNAETVTHTETSTEARTGTNTGPNTQTNASASWPGRVLVTGGASGLGAAVVDAVLKAGGTPVVLDRDISSVAAVKAFEVDVSDRLMVEQAVREAAESLGGLDAVVTAAGIDRCGKLADVAADEWEKVIGVNLMGTVSVVRAALPYLKTTHGRVVTVASTLGKRAVADATAYCASKFGVVGFSHALAAETGGEIGVTTMIPGGMKTHFFDDRTEQYKPQDDSRLNNPGNVAQAILFVLSQPTGCEVREMLICHEEEGSWP